The following coding sequences lie in one Pectobacterium sp. A5351 genomic window:
- the uraA gene encoding uracil permease has protein sequence MTRRAIGVSERPPLLQTIPLSFQHLFAMFGATVLVPILFKINPATVLLFNGVGTLLYLFICKGKIPAYLGSSFAFISPVLLLLPLGYEVALGGFIMCGVLFCLVALIVKKAGTGWLNVLFPPAAMGAIVAVIGLELAGVAAGMAGLLPADGASVDSTAVTISLATLAITILGSVLFRGFLAIIPILIGVLAGYALSFALGVVDLTPIREAHWFAMPTFYTPRFEWFAILAILPAALVVIAEHVGHLVVTANIVKKDLMREPGLHRSMFANGISTVLSGFFGSTPNTTYGENIGVLAITKVYSTWVIGGAAILAILLSCVGKLAAAIQAVPVPVMGGVSLLLYGVIGASGIRVLIESKVDYNKAQNLILTSVILIIGVSGAKVHLGATELKGMALATVVGIGMSLVFKVISLFRKEEEILDAPEENDARP, from the coding sequence ATGACTCGTCGCGCCATCGGGGTAAGTGAACGACCGCCCTTGTTACAAACCATCCCGTTGAGTTTCCAGCATCTGTTTGCGATGTTTGGCGCTACCGTTCTGGTACCCATTCTGTTCAAGATCAATCCGGCAACCGTACTGTTATTCAACGGTGTCGGTACGCTGCTGTATTTATTTATTTGTAAGGGAAAAATCCCGGCCTATCTGGGATCGAGCTTCGCGTTCATTTCTCCGGTTTTATTGTTGCTGCCGCTGGGATACGAAGTCGCGCTGGGTGGTTTCATTATGTGCGGCGTGTTGTTCTGTCTGGTGGCGCTGATTGTTAAAAAAGCCGGGACTGGCTGGCTGAATGTGCTGTTCCCTCCTGCGGCGATGGGGGCGATTGTTGCGGTTATCGGCCTTGAACTGGCCGGTGTGGCGGCGGGAATGGCCGGGCTGCTGCCTGCCGATGGCGCTTCTGTCGATTCCACTGCGGTGACGATTTCACTGGCGACGCTGGCGATCACCATTCTGGGATCGGTGCTGTTTCGTGGTTTCCTGGCGATCATTCCGATTCTGATTGGGGTGCTGGCAGGCTATGCGCTGTCGTTCGCGCTGGGCGTGGTGGATTTGACTCCGATTCGTGAAGCTCACTGGTTCGCGATGCCGACATTCTATACGCCGCGCTTTGAGTGGTTTGCCATTCTGGCGATTCTGCCTGCGGCGCTGGTGGTGATTGCAGAACATGTCGGCCATCTGGTGGTGACGGCGAATATCGTGAAGAAAGACCTGATGCGTGAACCGGGGCTGCACCGCTCCATGTTCGCCAACGGCATTTCTACCGTGCTGTCTGGCTTCTTTGGCTCCACGCCGAACACGACCTACGGCGAAAACATCGGCGTGCTGGCGATTACCAAAGTGTACAGCACCTGGGTGATCGGCGGTGCAGCAATCCTCGCGATCCTGCTTTCCTGCGTGGGCAAACTGGCGGCGGCGATTCAGGCTGTACCGGTTCCCGTTATGGGCGGCGTATCGCTGCTGCTGTACGGTGTGATCGGGGCGTCCGGTATTCGCGTGCTGATTGAATCCAAAGTGGATTACAACAAAGCGCAAAACCTGATCCTGACTTCCGTGATTCTGATCATCGGCGTCAGCGGTGCGAAAGTGCATCTGGGGGCGACCGAGCTGAAAGGCATGGCGCTGGCGACCGTTGTTGGTATCGGGATGAGCCTGGTGTTTAAGGTCATTAGCCTGTTCCGCAAAGAGGAAGAGATCCTCGATGCGCCGGAAGAGAACGACGCACGTCCATAA
- the purM gene encoding phosphoribosylformylglycinamidine cyclo-ligase, translating to MTDKTSLSYKDAGVDIDAGNALVDRIKGVVKQTRRPEVMGGLGGFGALCALPQKYREPILVSGTDGVGTKLRLAMDLKRHDTIGIDLVAMCVNDLVVQGAEPLFFLDYYATGKLDVDTAASVITGIAEGCKQSGCALVGGETAEMPGMYHGEDYDVAGFCVGVVEKSEIIDGSKVQNGDVLVALASSGPHSNGYSLVRKVLEVSKTDPEQFELKGKPLADHLLAPTKIYVKSILSLIEKVDVHAISHLTGGGFWENIPRVLPEGMQATIDESSWQWPAVFNWLQQAGNVSRHEMYRTFNCGVGMIIALPAEQADEAVALLNSSGENAWKIGVITQTDAGDAVVIN from the coding sequence GTGACCGACAAAACCTCTCTCAGCTATAAAGACGCAGGCGTGGATATCGATGCGGGTAATGCATTGGTAGACCGTATCAAAGGTGTAGTGAAACAGACTCGTCGCCCGGAAGTTATGGGTGGATTGGGTGGTTTCGGTGCCTTGTGCGCCTTACCGCAAAAATACCGCGAACCGATTCTGGTTTCCGGCACTGACGGAGTCGGCACCAAACTGCGCCTGGCGATGGATCTGAAACGCCACGATACCATTGGTATCGATCTGGTTGCGATGTGCGTGAACGATCTGGTGGTTCAGGGTGCTGAGCCGCTGTTCTTCCTCGACTATTACGCTACGGGCAAACTGGATGTCGATACCGCTGCCAGCGTCATTACCGGTATCGCAGAAGGCTGTAAACAATCAGGCTGTGCGCTGGTCGGTGGCGAAACCGCCGAAATGCCGGGCATGTACCACGGCGAAGACTACGACGTGGCTGGCTTCTGCGTCGGTGTGGTAGAAAAATCAGAAATCATCGACGGCAGCAAAGTCCAGAACGGTGATGTTCTGGTGGCCCTCGCGTCCAGCGGCCCACACTCAAATGGCTATTCTCTGGTACGCAAAGTGCTTGAAGTCAGCAAAACCGATCCAGAGCAGTTCGAGCTGAAAGGCAAACCGCTGGCCGACCACCTGCTGGCACCGACCAAAATCTACGTGAAATCAATCCTGTCCCTGATTGAGAAAGTGGACGTTCATGCGATTTCTCACCTGACCGGCGGCGGCTTCTGGGAAAATATCCCACGCGTTCTGCCAGAAGGTATGCAGGCAACTATCGACGAATCCAGCTGGCAATGGCCTGCGGTGTTCAACTGGCTGCAACAGGCTGGGAATGTCAGCCGCCATGAAATGTATCGTACTTTTAACTGCGGTGTTGGTATGATCATCGCACTGCCAGCCGAACAGGCAGACGAGGCCGTTGCATTACTCAACAGCAGCGGCGAAAACGCATGGAAAATCGGCGTCATTACTCAAACCGATGCCGGAGACGCAGTGGTTATTAACTGA
- the upp gene encoding uracil phosphoribosyltransferase, with protein MKIVEVKHPLVKHKLGLMRENDISTKRFRELASEVGSLLTYEATADLVTEKVTIDGWCGPVEVDQIKGKKITVVPILRAGLGMMEGVLENVPSARISVVGIYRDEETLEPVPYFQKLVSNIEERMALVVDPMLATGGSMIATIDLLKKAGCHSIKVLVLVAAPEGIAALEKAHPDIELYTASIDKGLNEQGYIMPGLGDAGDKIFGTK; from the coding sequence ATGAAGATCGTCGAGGTGAAACACCCACTCGTCAAACACAAACTGGGTTTGATGCGAGAGAACGATATTAGCACGAAGCGTTTTCGTGAGCTGGCTTCCGAAGTGGGAAGTTTGCTGACTTATGAAGCCACCGCCGATCTGGTCACTGAGAAGGTCACCATTGATGGCTGGTGCGGTCCGGTTGAAGTCGATCAGATCAAAGGCAAGAAAATTACCGTCGTACCGATTCTGCGTGCAGGGTTGGGGATGATGGAAGGCGTGCTGGAAAATGTCCCTAGCGCGCGCATCAGCGTTGTCGGCATCTACCGTGATGAAGAAACGCTGGAGCCTGTTCCTTATTTCCAGAAGCTGGTGTCCAATATCGAAGAGCGCATGGCGCTGGTGGTTGACCCCATGCTGGCGACCGGCGGCTCAATGATCGCGACGATCGATCTGCTGAAAAAAGCAGGCTGCCACAGCATTAAGGTGCTGGTGTTGGTCGCGGCGCCAGAAGGGATTGCCGCACTGGAAAAAGCTCACCCGGATATCGAGCTTTACACGGCATCCATCGATAAAGGCCTCAACGAGCAGGGTTACATCATGCCGGGCCTGGGCGATGCGGGCGATAAAATATTTGGTACGAAATAA
- a CDS encoding ABC transporter substrate-binding protein translates to MRTALLLCLLFLSPLLQAKTVTDMLGRQVEIPDSPQRIILGESRMLYTLALLQPDNPAKHVVGWPGDMARYDAQSWSRYTEKFPQLTQIPQLGNGSLQAMNAEMLLPLKPDLVILPRLAKNAANEDLLQQTLTRAGIPFIYVDLRIDLLNNTLPSIRLLGEVLNQPQRAAAFSNFYQQHMDVVRQRIAQYHGKKPTVMLHLHLGRRDTCCTTAVGGSLGDLLTFAGGENIANGTINSVYGELSPERVLAANPDVYIATGMAGPEGKRFSSLMLGPLVNAAQAKESFNTLIRQEPILSHLQAVQTGRAWSMWHNFYLSPYHVVMVEMFAKALYPDRFADIDPQQTLQQLYQQFLPIEFSGIYWSQISHE, encoded by the coding sequence ATGCGTACTGCCTTACTGCTTTGCCTGCTTTTTCTCAGCCCGCTTTTGCAGGCAAAAACCGTCACTGATATGTTGGGTCGACAGGTGGAGATCCCAGACAGCCCCCAGCGCATCATTCTGGGCGAGAGTCGCATGCTGTATACGCTGGCGCTGCTTCAACCTGATAACCCGGCAAAGCATGTCGTCGGCTGGCCGGGCGATATGGCGCGCTACGATGCGCAAAGCTGGTCACGCTATACCGAAAAATTCCCGCAGCTTACCCAGATCCCACAGTTAGGTAACGGCAGCCTGCAAGCAATGAACGCGGAGATGCTGCTGCCGCTAAAACCCGATCTGGTTATTCTTCCCCGGCTGGCAAAAAACGCGGCCAATGAAGATCTGCTGCAACAAACACTGACTCGTGCGGGGATCCCGTTTATTTACGTCGACCTGCGTATCGACCTGCTTAACAACACGTTACCCAGTATTCGCCTGCTCGGCGAGGTACTGAATCAGCCCCAGCGCGCTGCCGCCTTCAGCAATTTCTATCAGCAGCATATGGACGTGGTTCGCCAGCGTATCGCGCAATACCACGGTAAAAAACCGACGGTCATGCTGCATTTGCATCTGGGTAGACGTGATACCTGCTGCACCACGGCGGTCGGCGGCAGCCTTGGCGACCTGCTGACTTTCGCCGGCGGCGAGAATATTGCCAACGGCACCATCAACAGCGTCTACGGGGAATTGAGCCCAGAGCGCGTGCTGGCTGCCAATCCTGATGTCTACATCGCCACCGGCATGGCCGGGCCGGAAGGCAAACGTTTCTCCAGCCTGATGCTCGGACCGCTGGTTAACGCCGCGCAGGCGAAAGAGAGCTTCAACACGCTTATCCGTCAGGAACCTATTTTGTCTCACCTGCAAGCCGTGCAAACAGGCCGGGCCTGGAGCATGTGGCACAACTTCTACCTCAGCCCGTACCACGTCGTGATGGTCGAAATGTTTGCCAAGGCGCTCTACCCGGATCGGTTCGCCGATATCGATCCGCAACAAACACTACAACAACTCTATCAACAGTTTTTACCTATTGAATTTTCAGGGATTTATTGGAGTCAGATTTCGCATGAATAA
- a CDS encoding TonB-dependent siderophore receptor, with translation MNKFFIKKAAFRHGWPLLALLPFSIQAAIVDGKEDTMVVSATPGAQAGKETGYQPHKTVTGTRTESRLLDVPQAVSVVPTQVLEDRAVRNIDEALYNVSGITQSNTLGGTQDAIIKRGFGDNRDGSIFRDGVRSIQARNFTPSSERVEVLKGPASMLYGMGEPGGVINIVSKKPELVQKTHIEGWGSSFKGGGGQLDVTGPLGTSGLAYRMVVDHDETDYWRNFGRNRQTTVAPSLMWYGEDTTVRVSYEHMEYLTPFDRGTLIDPKTGKPVNTPRDRRFDESYNATRGDQDSVTMQVDRNLNDRWKSSLTYSYNRNRYSDNQARAMSYNADTGILTRRADATAYAHSQAQVVQLTLNGDVDWGRINHQLLFGFDYEADRTFRGDMIRGTNNTTFNIYNPVYGQLAASTRVIASDSDQRENIDSTAFFMQDTIRLNDRWQLLGGLRYDTVDVMAGKGRPFVTRTDSTYSRAVPRAGIIYSLTSYSSLYASYSESFKPNSSIATQIGSLPPELGRSYEIGAKWDLPNHITGNVALFDIEKQNVMVSELINGETVTRTAGKVRSQGVELDLAGSLTDSLSLIGAYAYTNARVTADPENTGKRMANAARHTASLFLTQDVGNIGLAAGDDLRTGAGARYVSRRAGDAANSFYLDDYIVADAFVAYSLPLNGYKVKWQLNVKNLFDQTYYPSSGNNLRVAIGEPRQVVLRASVDF, from the coding sequence ATGAATAAGTTTTTTATAAAAAAGGCCGCGTTCCGCCACGGCTGGCCGCTGCTGGCGCTGTTGCCGTTTAGCATTCAGGCAGCCATCGTTGATGGCAAAGAAGACACTATGGTGGTAAGTGCCACCCCTGGCGCTCAGGCGGGAAAGGAGACGGGCTATCAGCCGCATAAAACGGTGACGGGTACCCGTACCGAAAGCCGTCTGCTGGATGTCCCCCAGGCGGTCAGCGTCGTCCCCACGCAGGTGCTTGAGGATCGTGCGGTACGCAATATTGATGAAGCGCTGTATAATGTCAGCGGTATCACCCAGTCGAATACGCTAGGCGGCACGCAGGATGCCATCATCAAACGCGGCTTCGGCGATAACCGCGACGGTTCGATCTTTCGTGATGGCGTACGCTCCATTCAGGCACGCAACTTCACGCCCAGCAGCGAGCGGGTTGAAGTGCTGAAAGGCCCTGCCTCCATGCTCTACGGCATGGGCGAACCCGGCGGCGTCATCAATATTGTCAGTAAAAAACCTGAACTGGTACAGAAAACGCACATTGAAGGCTGGGGAAGTAGCTTCAAGGGCGGCGGTGGGCAGTTGGATGTCACCGGCCCGTTAGGCACGTCTGGTCTGGCTTACCGCATGGTGGTGGATCATGATGAAACTGATTACTGGCGCAACTTCGGGCGTAACCGCCAGACGACGGTTGCACCATCCCTCATGTGGTACGGCGAAGACACCACGGTACGTGTTTCCTACGAACACATGGAATACCTGACGCCTTTCGATCGCGGCACCCTTATCGATCCGAAGACGGGCAAGCCGGTTAATACACCGCGCGATCGCCGTTTTGATGAAAGCTACAATGCGACACGCGGCGATCAGGATAGCGTCACCATGCAGGTTGACCGCAATCTGAATGACCGCTGGAAAAGCAGCCTGACTTATTCCTACAACCGCAACCGCTACAGCGATAATCAGGCGCGGGCGATGAGTTATAACGCCGACACTGGAATACTCACTCGTCGTGCAGATGCAACAGCTTACGCACACTCTCAGGCGCAGGTAGTCCAGCTTACGCTGAATGGCGATGTGGATTGGGGGCGCATCAATCATCAGTTACTGTTTGGCTTTGATTACGAAGCGGATAGAACATTCCGTGGTGATATGATCCGTGGGACAAACAATACGACCTTCAATATCTATAACCCTGTTTACGGTCAGTTAGCCGCCTCCACACGCGTCATCGCCTCAGACAGTGACCAGCGTGAAAATATCGACAGCACCGCATTCTTTATGCAGGACACCATTCGCCTTAACGATCGCTGGCAATTGCTGGGTGGTCTGCGTTATGACACCGTCGATGTGATGGCGGGTAAAGGTCGCCCATTTGTCACGCGAACGGATAGCACTTACAGCCGCGCCGTACCGCGTGCAGGTATCATCTACAGCCTGACGTCCTACTCGTCGCTCTATGCCAGCTACAGCGAATCGTTCAAACCCAACTCCTCTATTGCAACGCAAATCGGCTCACTACCGCCAGAATTAGGGCGTTCTTACGAAATCGGTGCCAAATGGGATCTGCCCAATCACATTACCGGTAACGTAGCCCTGTTCGATATTGAAAAACAAAACGTGATGGTAAGCGAACTGATAAATGGCGAAACCGTAACGCGGACCGCAGGGAAAGTGCGCTCGCAGGGCGTCGAACTGGATCTGGCGGGTAGCCTCACCGATTCCCTGAGTCTGATCGGTGCTTATGCCTACACCAATGCCCGCGTTACAGCCGATCCTGAAAATACCGGAAAACGGATGGCCAACGCCGCGCGTCATACCGCGTCACTCTTCCTGACGCAGGACGTTGGCAATATTGGCTTGGCAGCCGGTGACGACCTGCGTACTGGTGCAGGTGCACGCTATGTCAGCCGCCGCGCTGGCGATGCGGCGAACAGCTTCTATCTGGATGATTACATCGTCGCCGACGCGTTTGTCGCCTATAGCCTGCCGCTCAACGGCTACAAGGTGAAATGGCAGCTCAACGTGAAAAACCTGTTCGATCAAACCTATTACCCGTCCAGCGGTAATAATCTGCGCGTCGCCATCGGAGAACCGCGTCAGGTGGTGCTGCGCGCCAGCGTCGATTTCTAA
- the ybbP gene encoding putative ABC transporter permease subunit YbbP has protein sequence MIWRWFWREWRSPSLLIVWLALTLAVACVLALGTISDRMEKGLSQQSRDFLAGDRVLRASRPVAEAWLQDAQQRGLTLSRQISFMTMTFAGDTPQLAQVKATDQRYPLYGNLQTRPEGLHAEAGTVLVAPRLLALLGLKVGDMLDVGDTSLRISGELIQEPDAGFNPFETAPRILMNLDDVEKTGAIQPGGRITWRYMFSGNEKQISEFSNFIKPQLKPDQRWYGMEDSEGALSQSLKRSQQFLLLSALLTLLLSIAAVAVAMGHYCRSRYDLVAILKTLGAGKQALRRLIIGQWLSVLGLAAICGSVLGLGFEALLMKMLAPVLPAALPASGLWPWVWALGSLVLISLLVGLRPYRLLLATQPLRVLRQDVVANVWPLRYYLPIVLIIVVGLLAVLSGGGVLLWSLLGGVAVLSLLLGVIGWGGLLLLRRLTVKRLALRLAINRLLRQPWSTLSQLAAFSLSFMLLALLLVMRGDLLERWQQQLPPGSPNYFLLNITKEQVPQVEDFLSQHDVTPEQFFPIIRARLTEINQQVATEVIHEDDPGGNTVNRELNLTWMNGIPQHNVLVEGDAPKTGEVSMEAKEAKEMGIKIGDTLTFTGDTQPFSATVTSFRQVDWESLRPNFFFIFPVGALDNQPQSWLTSFRYDGDEKMITQLNRQFPTVSVLDIGSILRQVGQVLQQVSRALEIMVILVLFCGVLLLLAQIQVGMRQRRQELMVYRTLGAGLRLLRTTLWCEFAVLGLVAGTAAAIGAESALWLLQRKVFNFAWEPNVTMWITLPLIAAFLLSLCGGWLGLRLLRGKALFRQFAG, from the coding sequence ATGATCTGGCGGTGGTTCTGGCGCGAATGGCGCTCTCCTTCCTTACTGATTGTCTGGCTGGCATTAACGCTGGCTGTCGCTTGTGTGTTGGCACTGGGCACCATCAGCGACCGAATGGAAAAAGGGCTCAGCCAGCAGAGCCGTGATTTTCTGGCGGGCGACCGCGTGCTGCGTGCTTCACGGCCTGTCGCGGAAGCCTGGCTTCAGGACGCGCAGCAGCGCGGGCTGACGCTGAGTAGACAGATTTCTTTCATGACCATGACGTTCGCGGGTGATACGCCGCAACTGGCGCAGGTTAAAGCCACCGATCAACGCTATCCGCTGTACGGCAATTTGCAGACGCGTCCGGAAGGGCTGCATGCGGAGGCGGGAACGGTGCTGGTGGCGCCGCGCCTGTTGGCGCTACTCGGGCTGAAAGTCGGTGACATGCTGGACGTCGGCGATACTTCGTTGCGTATCAGTGGCGAACTGATTCAGGAACCGGATGCGGGCTTCAATCCGTTTGAGACCGCGCCGCGTATTCTGATGAATCTGGACGATGTCGAGAAAACCGGGGCGATTCAGCCGGGTGGCCGCATTACCTGGCGCTACATGTTTTCCGGTAATGAAAAACAGATTAGTGAGTTCAGCAACTTCATCAAGCCACAGCTCAAGCCCGATCAGCGCTGGTATGGCATGGAGGATTCCGAAGGCGCGCTGAGCCAGTCGTTAAAGCGGTCGCAGCAGTTCCTGTTATTGTCGGCGCTGCTGACGCTGTTGCTGTCTATCGCTGCAGTGGCGGTAGCGATGGGGCACTACTGCCGCAGCCGCTATGATTTGGTCGCCATTCTGAAAACGCTGGGGGCAGGCAAACAGGCACTGAGGCGATTAATCATCGGGCAGTGGCTTTCCGTGCTGGGCTTGGCGGCGATTTGTGGCAGCGTGCTCGGCCTGGGATTTGAGGCGCTGTTGATGAAAATGCTGGCACCGGTGCTGCCTGCCGCATTGCCTGCCTCCGGGCTGTGGCCGTGGGTATGGGCGCTGGGATCGCTGGTGTTGATCTCGCTGTTGGTTGGGCTGCGTCCGTATCGGCTGTTGCTGGCGACACAGCCGCTGCGCGTGTTGCGTCAGGATGTGGTGGCGAACGTGTGGCCGCTGCGCTATTACCTGCCGATCGTTCTGATTATTGTCGTCGGGCTGCTGGCGGTATTGTCCGGCGGCGGTGTGCTGCTGTGGTCGCTGCTCGGCGGCGTGGCGGTGCTGTCGCTACTGCTGGGTGTCATTGGCTGGGGCGGTTTGCTGCTGTTACGGCGTCTGACGGTTAAACGGCTGGCGCTACGTCTGGCCATTAATCGCCTGCTGCGTCAGCCGTGGTCGACGCTCAGTCAACTGGCGGCGTTTTCGTTGTCCTTCATGTTATTAGCGCTGCTGCTGGTGATGCGCGGTGATTTGCTGGAGCGCTGGCAGCAGCAATTGCCGCCGGGTAGCCCTAACTATTTCCTGCTGAATATCACGAAAGAACAGGTGCCACAGGTGGAGGATTTCCTCTCTCAGCATGACGTGACGCCGGAGCAATTCTTCCCGATTATTCGTGCGCGGCTGACGGAGATTAATCAGCAAGTTGCGACGGAAGTGATCCACGAGGACGATCCGGGCGGTAACACGGTGAACCGTGAACTGAACCTGACCTGGATGAACGGGATTCCACAGCACAACGTCCTGGTGGAAGGCGACGCGCCGAAGACGGGCGAAGTCTCGATGGAAGCAAAAGAAGCCAAAGAGATGGGGATCAAGATTGGCGATACGCTGACTTTTACCGGCGACACACAGCCGTTTAGCGCCACAGTCACCAGCTTCCGTCAGGTAGACTGGGAAAGCCTGCGTCCGAATTTCTTCTTTATTTTCCCCGTGGGGGCGTTGGACAACCAGCCACAATCCTGGCTGACCAGCTTCCGTTACGACGGTGATGAAAAGATGATTACGCAGTTGAACCGCCAGTTCCCGACGGTGAGCGTGCTGGATATCGGCAGTATTCTGCGTCAGGTCGGGCAGGTTTTGCAGCAGGTAAGCCGCGCGCTGGAGATTATGGTTATATTGGTGCTGTTCTGCGGTGTGTTGCTACTGTTGGCACAGATTCAGGTTGGGATGCGTCAGCGACGTCAGGAATTGATGGTGTACCGCACGTTGGGTGCCGGGTTACGCCTGCTGCGCACCACACTGTGGTGTGAGTTTGCTGTTCTGGGGCTGGTGGCGGGAACGGCCGCGGCGATTGGTGCAGAATCGGCGCTGTGGCTGTTGCAGCGTAAGGTCTTTAACTTTGCCTGGGAACCGAACGTCACGATGTGGATAACGCTCCCGTTAATCGCGGCGTTCCTCCTGTCGCTCTGCGGCGGCTGGCTGGGGCTACGGCTATTACGCGGTAAAGCACTGTTCCGGCAATTCGCTGGGTAA
- the arsC gene encoding arsenate reductase (glutaredoxin) (This arsenate reductase requires both glutathione and glutaredoxin to convert arsenate to arsenite, after which the efflux transporter formed by ArsA and ArsB can extrude the arsenite from the cell, providing resistance.), with the protein MTQSSTQLYSSQPAVTIYHNPRCSKSRETLALLQEHHVTPNVVLYLDTPPDAATLAQLIRQLGFNSARELMRTKEEIYQQLGLSDAALTETQLIQAMIDNPKLIERPIVVAHGRARIGRPPEQVLEILSL; encoded by the coding sequence ATGACACAATCTTCAACCCAACTTTATTCATCCCAACCCGCCGTGACGATTTACCATAACCCGCGCTGCTCCAAGAGCCGCGAAACGCTGGCACTGTTGCAGGAGCATCATGTTACACCCAACGTCGTGCTCTATCTCGATACGCCGCCCGATGCCGCGACGCTGGCGCAGCTCATCCGGCAGCTAGGCTTTAACAGCGCACGCGAGTTGATGCGAACCAAAGAAGAGATTTATCAGCAGTTGGGGCTGTCCGACGCCGCGCTGACGGAAACACAGCTAATTCAGGCAATGATCGATAATCCGAAGCTCATTGAGCGCCCCATCGTCGTGGCACACGGTCGGGCACGTATTGGTCGCCCGCCGGAACAGGTGCTGGAAATACTGTCGTTGTAA
- the purN gene encoding phosphoribosylglycinamide formyltransferase, with translation MKNIVVLISGHGSNLQALIDACKNGRLKGKIAAVFSNNAEAYGLERAQNADIPTCVLNPEDFADRAAFDAALANDIEQYEPALVILAGYMRILSPEFVAQFAGKMLNIHPSLLPKYPGLHTHRKALENGDREHGTSVHFVTDELDGGPLILQAKVPVFSDDTEESLSERVKTHEHTIYPMVINWFLNGRLMMRDNEAWLDSVRIPPQGYAAE, from the coding sequence ATGAAAAACATCGTTGTGCTGATTTCAGGTCATGGAAGTAACTTACAGGCGTTGATTGACGCCTGTAAGAACGGACGCCTCAAAGGAAAGATCGCTGCCGTATTCAGTAATAATGCGGAGGCGTACGGGCTAGAACGCGCACAGAATGCGGATATTCCTACGTGCGTCCTGAACCCTGAAGACTTTGCCGACCGTGCTGCATTTGATGCGGCACTGGCAAACGACATTGAGCAATATGAGCCGGCGTTGGTGATCTTAGCAGGCTACATGCGGATTCTTAGCCCAGAATTTGTTGCCCAGTTTGCTGGCAAAATGCTGAACATTCACCCTTCTCTGCTACCTAAGTATCCCGGTTTGCATACGCACCGCAAGGCGCTGGAAAATGGCGATCGGGAACATGGGACTTCCGTACATTTTGTCACGGATGAGCTGGATGGCGGTCCGCTGATTCTGCAAGCGAAGGTGCCTGTATTTAGTGACGACACCGAAGAAAGCCTGAGCGAACGCGTGAAAACGCACGAGCACACGATTTACCCGATGGTCATTAACTGGTTCCTGAACGGCAGACTGATGATGCGGGATAATGAAGCCTGGCTCGACAGCGTGCGTATTCCGCCACAGGGCTACGCTGCTGAGTAA
- the hda gene encoding DnaA inactivator Hda, whose translation MILNTPAQLSLPLYLPDDETFASFYPGENASLLAAINNALHQEHGSYIYFWSREGGGRSHLLHAACAELSRQERAVGYVPLDKRAYFVPDVLEGMEQLALVCIDNIESIAGDEEWEMAVFNLYNRIQETGRARLLITGDRPPRQLNLRLPDLASRLDWGQIYKLQPLSDDEKGEALQLRARLRGFELPEDVSRFLLKRLDREMRTLFMTLDQLDHASITAQRKLTIPFVKEILGL comes from the coding sequence GTGATTCTGAACACGCCGGCACAGCTTTCATTGCCACTCTACTTACCCGATGACGAAACCTTTGCCAGTTTCTATCCGGGTGAAAACGCGTCTCTTCTTGCCGCCATCAATAATGCTTTGCATCAGGAGCATGGTAGCTATATCTATTTCTGGTCACGCGAAGGGGGCGGGCGCAGCCATCTGCTGCATGCTGCCTGCGCTGAGTTGTCGCGTCAGGAACGTGCGGTGGGCTATGTGCCGTTAGATAAACGCGCCTACTTTGTGCCGGACGTGCTGGAAGGCATGGAACAACTGGCGCTGGTGTGTATCGATAATATTGAATCGATTGCGGGTGATGAAGAGTGGGAAATGGCAGTGTTTAATCTGTATAACCGCATTCAGGAAACAGGACGTGCCCGGCTGTTGATTACCGGCGATCGTCCACCGCGTCAGTTGAATTTACGTCTGCCCGATCTGGCTTCCCGTCTCGATTGGGGACAAATCTATAAGCTGCAACCGCTGTCGGATGATGAGAAAGGGGAAGCGCTACAGCTGCGTGCCAGACTGCGCGGGTTCGAATTGCCGGAAGACGTGAGCCGTTTTCTGCTTAAGCGTCTGGATCGGGAAATGCGTACGTTATTTATGACGCTCGATCAGCTCGACCATGCTTCCATCACTGCACAGCGCAAGCTGACCATTCCTTTTGTGAAAGAGATCCTCGGTCTGTAG